A window of Methanocaldococcus sp. genomic DNA:
ATTTTGGATCTGGTTTTCTTATTTGAATTACTGTTTCCACGGGCTCATAAAGAACACTTGCTAATTCTACCAATTCCTCCATACTTTTATTATCATTTTTATGATCTTTTCTTAAAATTAAGATTGCCTTAATCTTCTCTCCCTCCATTTTTTATTTTTGTTTAATATTTTATTATTTGGTAGTAGTATATTACAAAAATCCAATATATAAATTTTGTTCTTTTTATAATAATTTTTGCTGTCCATATTTAACTCCCAACTCATTTAAAATCTTTTTAGTTATTTTTTCTCCAATAATTTGAGCAACTTTTGAAGGATTATTTATTATATCATCAATAGATTTAATTCCAGCGTTGTATAATTTTCTTGCTCTAACTCTTCCAATATATTTTATGTTTAATATCTCAATAATATCCTCTTTAGCCCCATATTCTAATCTTATCTCTAACTTTTCAGGAATATCAGTATTTTTATTTAGTATCTTAGCTATTTCCTTTAAAGCGTGCATGATCCAAACAGCATTTTCTACCTTGTATCTTAAAATTCCTGGCTCAATCTTATACTTCTTTAAAATTTTCTCTTCTGGAGTTTCATTAATCCAATCATAAAGCATTTTTGCAGTTTTAAACGCCTCTAAATCTTCTATATCAAAGTTTTTTATGCCAAAATATTCCATTTCACTAATTAAATCTAACTCTTCAGATCTATAAACTCTTAAATTTGGCATCATCTCTAAGGTTTTTGAAACTAAATATAAATAATATAAATCTTCCTCTCTTTCCATCTCTTTTAATCCATCTATAATATATTTGGCAGATAATGGATCTATATAAAGTTCAGAAATTCTTTTTCCTAATTCTGTCGGAACAAAATCAACAATAAACTCATTCTCTTCTAAGAAATTAATCACTTCGTAAATATTTTTAGCAACCTCTCTTAAATTTCCATATTGATAAGCATAAAATGTATTTTTTATAAACGATTCTAAATCATACTCATCCTTAATATATCCAGTAGATATTAATCCTAAAAGTTGAGTTCTTAACACAGCCTGATTTGACAGTTTTGAATATATTGGCTCTGGCTTTTGGGTTAATATCTGATACGCCCTCAAATAATCTCTATCACCTTTTGCTATAATTATTCCCTCACCATAAGGATCTAATCCAGGTCTTCCAGCTCTGCCTATGCACTGTTGAACTTCCATAATTGGAATATATCTTAAACCTCTATTTGTATATCTCATCAAATCTTTGACTATAACTCTTCTACAAGGCAAATTTATTCCAGCAGAATTATGCACTATAAACCCATTTGCCACAATATAATGGCTATTACTCCCATCATCAGGCAGTTCTATGTCGTAAGCATATTTGTCATTTACTTTTATTTTTTTAATTTCCTTAATTTTACTCCAATATATATCTCCATCATAACATTCTTTTTTAGATATTTCTTTACTTTTTATAATTTCTCCTAATTTTCTTCTTTTTTCCTTATGCCTTAGTGGAATATTTTCATAAAATCTTTTTATACTTATAAAGTCTCTAATTGTCAATACATAAATGTCTTTAAATTTAGTTTTCTTTTTTCTAATACTACTGTGAATTCCAAATCTTAATAATACAAACTGCAACTTCTTGATAAGCTTTTCAGATATTGAGTAAAACTCGATATTTTTTCTATTTTTTATATATCCATCACTATCAAACAATCCTGCAATAAGGTATGATAACTTTTCCAACGGAAGATTACAAAATGCATCAATATTTTTGTTATCTTTTGTGAGTAAATTTAATTTATTAAAAATTTTTCTTAGCTTTTTTGAATATCTATAATGAGCAACACCTTTTGATATCCTACATTTCAAAAAATATTTTTTGTGAAGTTCAGAGTCATCAAAATTTGGTGGATATTTTGGATTAAATGCAAGGTCAGGACAGCCTTTAAACACATTTTTCTCTATAACTCCTGTGTAGCCGTCTCCTATAAAATATCCAATGAAGTAAAGGTCTCCATTAGATAAACCAATATCTTTCTCCTTAATTCTTATCTTATCAACAGTTGCCACATAATCCCCAACTTTTAACTCCTTAGCTTCTTTTTCACAAATCTCTTTTCCATTCTTTACTAAAAATATATGGTTAGGAGTTGTAGTAATTTCTAATCCATTTACAGTCCTTACAACAATATTGTATTCATGCTGTGGAGTTTTGTGAATTTTCCATCCGCTAACTGGTTTTATTTCCTTTCCACACAATGCAAATACTTTCTCATTTTTATTCAATTCTGTAATCTTTTTAAATCCACTTTCTTGTAATATTTCAGTATTTGCATTTAAACAGAGTGTAGGAGTACAGCAAATAACCTTAATTAACCTCTCTCTAAAAGATTTTTCAACAATTTTCCTATGTTGATAGGTTAAACCAGCGTGATGAAATGCAACCCCATTTAAAATGCATTCAGCCAAGGTTTTACACATTTCAGTTGGTGGTTCTAATATTGATAAAATCTCTTCAGATATTTCTTTTAGTTTCATCTTTTCTTCATCTGTTAAAAATTTCTTTAAATTTAATTTTTTTGCCTCATTAACTGCCCCTTTTTTTGTATTACAAAATATTAAACAACTTCCTCCATCTTTTATACAATCAACTACTAAACTGTATATATCATTACTTTCAACTTTTATCCTTTTACAACTTCCATTTAAATACTCTATAATTCCTCCTCTGTAAATTCCCTTTTTTAACTCAACTGGTCTCCAATCATCAACTATAAGTTCAGCATTTAACCATTCTGCCAATTCCTCAGGATTACCAATTGTGGCAGACAAGCCAATAATTTGTATATCTAATTCCTTTAATTTAGTTAATAAAATCTCTAAAGTTCCTCCTCTTGATTCATCATTTATTAAATGAATTTCATCAACAACTACAACTGAAACATCATTAATCCAAGGAATTTTATGCCTCCAAAGAGAGTCAAGTTTTTCTGCAGTGGTTATAATCAAATCGTAATTACTTAAATCTTCCTCCTCACTGTAATCTCCAATTGATAACGCTACTCTTAAACCATACTTTTCATATTTATTTTTGAATTCTTCATATTTTTCTGATGCTAATGCCTTTAATGGAACTATAAATATTCCTTTTTTACCAGTTGGTTTTTTGTTCTCATCTAAAAGATGATTTATTAATGCCATTTCTCCAATTAGCGTTTTTCCAGAGGCCGTTGGGATAGAAATTAAAAAATTTTTATTATCTAAAAGTCCTCTATCTAATGCCTTTTTTTGAGGAGGTCTAAGTTCTTTTATACCAAAATCCTTCAAAACATTTAAAACTTTTTCCATTAAAATCCCTCAAATTTATTTATATGCAGATATTGCTACAAAGCCACCTTTCCCATAACCTTCTTTAATCTCATATTTTCTATATTCATCTTCAAAAAGTGTCTGAGTTGCCTTTATATTTTTAAATTTTAGTTCTTTTAAGATCTCTATAACTTCTTTTGCAGATAAAAATTTTGCATCTTTGTAAAATTTACTTTTTTTCTTTTTTTCCTCATAAATTTTTCCTAAATAACTATCTTTATCTATGATTCCTATTACAATTTTCCCTCCCTTTTTTAGAACTCTCTTAGCCTCCTCTAAAACTTTTTTAGGGTCTTCTACAAACTCCAAAACAGTATTTATTAATACAAAGTCAAATTCTTCGTCATTAAAAGGTAAATTCTCTCCACTACTAATAATTACTTTTATTCCTCTTTTTTCAGCTATTTTAGCCATTTCTTTTGATATATCGACTCCTATCTTTATATTAAAGGGTTTTGCAAATCTTCCAGTGCCTACTCCAATTTCTAAACCTTTACCTTTTGGTATATGCCTCTTTAAGCACTCAATTTCTGCATTGTAAATTAAAGGGTTTTCATCAAACCATCTATCGTATTCCTCAGCAAATTTATCAAATACATTCATACTTAAAACCTAATTTTTTTATTTTTTTAATGTAATCTTTATCTATTTTTATCTCCCTATTTAAACTTATAAAGTTTATCGCATGTATAGTTTTTTCATAGAATTTAGGATATTCTATATTCAAATTATCATCAACATATTTTAATAAACTTTCGTTTAAAAATAAACTGTAACCTTCATTAACCAACTCTATTGCTTTAAAAGGATTTTTAGTCCTAATTTTTACTTTAAAATTTATTCCTTCTTTCTTTAAGATATTATAAACTATTCTATGAGAACTATATCTAACTCCTACTAAATTTTTGTAGTCAAACTCTTTTTTACTAACCATCACAAAGTGGTCATAGACAACTAAGAATATGTTAATATCAAAATTTCCAATCTCTGACTTCAAAAATCTTTCATCATTTAATCTAAAAACCCAGTAACTGTCATCAACTCCCAATATATCTACAAAGTTTAATTTCAATAGTTTTAAGGCATTGTCAAAAGATGTTATTATTGGATTTTCAAATAATATTTTAGCAATTTCCCCACTAACAAATCCTGAAACTGTAAAAAATTTATTATTTAATCTTTTTTTACTAAATTCATAAATTTCCAAAATTTTTAATCCATCCTCAGTTAAAATAGTCCCATTTGGAGTAGAGTAATATAGTTTAACTCCCAATTTCTTTTCTAACCTTTTCAACTGAATATTAAAAGAGGATGGATTTATATTTAACAATTTAGACGCTTCATTCTGTGATTTAGTTTTTTGCAAAGATTTTAAAAGTTTTATTTGGTTTGGAGTTATTACCTTCCCTTTATATTCTACAACAACATCTGCTTTAAAATCTTTCATAATTTACCATCCAATATTTATTAATTTGGCATCATATACAATTACAGCATCTCCAATCATATAAACTCCATCGTTTTTAATCTCAATCTCCAATTTACCCCCATCTAAATGTGCTAAAACCTTATTCTTTGTTTTACCAAGTTTGTGAGATATAATAACTGAAGCCGTAGTTCCTGTTCCACACGCTGTTGTGTATCCAGATCCTCTTTCCCAAGTAACGATTCTAATCTCGTTAGGATTTAAAACCTCTACAAAATGGACATTAATTCTTTCTGGAAATACAGGATGATTTTCAATTTCTTTTCCAATAACATTTAAATATTTCTTAGCAAAATTTAAGTCAATGTTATTATCTTCAACAAATATAACTGCGTGAGGATTTCCTACATTAACAACACTCAATTTAACTTTTGGTAGGTAAGGATTTTTTAATTTTAACTCTCCATCTATAAATTCATCATCATCTTTATAACCTTCAATTTTCATTGGAATGTCTTTTAATTTAAATTTTGGAACTCCCATATAAACTTTAACTTTTTTAACCTCATCATCTTCAATTTCCATTTCACAGATTCTTAAACCTCCCTTTGTCTCTACTTTTAAAGGATTTTTTTTAATAATTCTCTCATAAACATACTTTGAAAAGCATCTTATACCATTTCCACACATCTCAGCCTCAGAGCCATCACTGTTAAAAATTCTAAATCTTACATCGTATTCATCAGATGTAGGTTTTTGTATGAATATAACTCCATCTCCTCCTACGGAAAAACCTCTCCTACATATTTTCCTTGAAAATTGCGATTTATCATTTTCTTTAACTTTCTCTCCGTAAAATTCATTAATAACTATATAATCATTTCCAAGAGCATGCATCTTTGTAAATTCCATATTATACACCGCCAAAAATAGATTTTTAACGAGTAGAGGGCTTTATAGTTACTTTATTTAAGTTCTTTTCATCTATTACAAAAACATCTTTAACCGCAGTTACGAGTCTATAAGGAATTAAAACACACTTTCCCTCTTCTACATTTATTGGACTATTTTCAGAAGGTTCAATTTCTAAAGAAACCAATTTTCCTATTTTTTCATCGAATATAATATCTCTAACTACTCCAATAATACTTCCTAAATTTCCTATAACTTTTCTACCAAATAACAATTTAGCAGGTATCTTATCTCTTCTAATTTCCATAATCTCCCTTTATTTATACTTTTTATTTTTCAAAAAATTTTCCGCAAATTTTAAATCGTCAGGAGTATTGACATTAATTATTAACTCATCAATTACCATAATCTCCTCTTTTTGATATCCACTCTTTGGAGACACTATATTTATTCCTACTGGAATTAAGCCATTAAATTCAATTGTTGCATTCACATGTTTAATATATTTATTTTTAGGGATCATAACAGTTAAAGATTCAATTTCTGGATTTTTAGATTTAATACTGTAAAAGTAATCTACTATACTATTAATAATTTTCGATGATAAATTTACTAAATCAGAACTTACTACTAAAAATGGCTTTGAAAAATATTTTATGCACTCATTTAAATCTTCTATATAGCCATTACCAGAGGTTTCAATAACTTTAATATTTTTATAATCTTTATAATTTGAGATAATAAATTTTTTTGTATTTTTAGTATTTAGCGATGTGGCAATATATATTTTATTTATTTTATCTGACTCTAATAAAGGTTGGATTACATAAGATATGAGTGGTTTATCCTTTATTTTAATTAATGGTTTCTCTACATATCCCATTCTTGATCCTCTACCCCCTGCCATAATTAGAGCATCCATTTTAATCCACTTTATTTGTTTATTATATTAAGAGAGTATAGCAATAGTTCTTATAAAACCTCCTCCATCACCTACTGGAACACTCTGTCCATATTTTCCACAGTAACCAACGCTTAGTTTAAAATCTTTTGTAACGGCATCTACCTTAAATAATATATCTAAAATTTCTCCACTTAGTCCAGCATCTTTTAAAACTTTGGTTAATTCTCCATTTTCAATTAAATATGCTTCAACTGCACTAAACTGAAATAATCCTTTACCAGTATCAACTTGCCCTCCTCTTGAACCTTTTAAAAATATTCCCTCTTTTGTATCCTCTAAGAGTTCTTCAAATGACCAATCTCCTGGTTTTATATAAGTATTACTCATTCTTACAATTGGCTTATTTAATCCCTCTGATCTTCCATTTCCTGTTAATTCAGCATTCATTCTTCCAGCGGTTTCTCTTGAATGTAAATATGTTTTTAAAATTCCATTTTCAATAATAGCTGTCTTTTTTCCTTCAACTCCTTCATCATCATATTTATAAGAACCAAAGGCATCTTTAACCGTAGCGTCATCTATAACTGTTACATACTCACTTCCAACTCTCTTTCCTAACTTATCTTTAAATACACTATCGTTTTGTAAAACTAAATCAGCCTCTGAAGCATGTCCAACAGCTTCATGTATAAATACTCCTGCTAACTCAGGGTCTAAAATCACTTTAAATTTACCTTTTGGACAAGGTTTTGCTTTAAGTAATCTTAAAGATCTATTTTTTGCTTCAATAGATAAATTCAAATAATTATCTTTTATTTTTTCAAATCCAAAGCCACCAGTTCTCTCCGCTCCATATTGTAAGTTTCCATTCTCTTTGGCAACGCAATTCATATACATTATGCATCTTGTTATTTCTCCTTCAATTCTTGAACCTTCGCTATTTAAAAATATTTTTTTACCCAATACATCAGAATAACTTACAGAAATACTTTTAATTTTTTTGTCCATCATATTTTTGTAAGCATCTATTATTATATCCTTCTTTTCATCAATATCTACTTTTACGGGATTTATTTTTCCAATCATTTGGTAATTATCTACTATTGCCTTATAATCTTTTAGAGATACTTCTTTTTCTGAATATTCATTTGAAAGTTTAGCCATTTTGTATGCCTTATTTATTAAACTCTCAATTTCTTTTTCATTTATAATATTTGAGGTAGCAAATCCCCAACCATTTTTATATAAAATCCTAACAGCAACTCCTTGCCCTAATCCAGAAGAAATTTCTTCTATTTTTCCATCCTTTAATGTTATAGTATTTGATTCCTTAACATTAATTCTTAAATCTGCATAATCTCCTATCTCCAAGAGTTTTTCTAATTTTTCTATATTAATATTGTTGATCATAAACTCACCATAGAATTTTATATTCTTGTTTGTTTATTAATATTTATTATAGTTTTTAAAATGGTGAGATTATGAAAAAATTAAAAGAATTTATATTATTCATATTGGTAAATGTCCTTCCAATTGTTATTATTGGATGGTATTTGTATGAAAATATTGGAGGAGCAAACTCTTTAAATGAAGTTATAGAAGACTCTCCATTTAAAGAATTTATATATATTGATCACGATGTTATTATGGAGGATAATATAAATAACATAAATAAAATTTATAAGCCTTTTTTAATATTTATTAATGGAATTTATATTAGTCGCGATGGTAATGCAGTTGGGATAAAAATGCCCTTTGCATTTATGTTTAAATATATTAAAATTGACAATTGTTCTTATTATAATGGCTGTATTATAAAGGGTAATGCTAATTTAGGGAAAGCAACGCCAAATGATTTAACAGTTTTAATTCCTCAAAACTTTAAAGACATTGTTATTTATAGTAAAGATAGCATTATAGCCGGGGTAATTACAAATAACGAAACTGTATATGTGTGGGCTTTTAGAAAGAAAGGAAATATAACTGCAAAAACAATAAAATTATACTTAGAAAATGTAAAAAAACATAATCCAAATTTAATTGAATATAAAGTTATTGATTTTAAAGATAAATTTTGTGTATATCTTAAATATAGAGGGCATTATTTAGAATTAAATAAATTAACATAAATGGGATAAAATGAAAGTTGTTATTACAAGACCTAAGGAAAGATCTGAGGTATTTGCTAAACTATTAAAAAAAGAAGGTTTTAAGCCAATATTATTTCCTACTTTGGAGATAGTTTATAACAAAGATGTTAATGTTGATTTAAATAAATATGATTGGATTATCTTCACATCTCCGAGTGGCGTTATTGGATTATACAACATATTGGACGATAGAAAAAAAGATAGGGTTAAAGATAAAAAAATCGCTGTCATTGGAGAAAAGACAGCAAAAACTTTTAAAAAATATTTTGGTAAATTCCCAGATATAATTCCAAAAGAATACACTGCTGAAAAATTATTGGAAGAATTAAAAAAAGTTATTAATGGAAATGAAAAATTTTTAATTCCTACAACACCATCAACCAGAGACATTTTAAAAAATAATTTAAATGCAGATTTATTGTTTGTTTATAACTCTGTTGAACCAAAAAATTTAAAAGAAAAGATTGAAAAATTAAAAAAAGAATTAAAAGATGAAAAATTTATTT
This region includes:
- a CDS encoding DEAD/DEAH box helicase; this translates as MEKVLNVLKDFGIKELRPPQKKALDRGLLDNKNFLISIPTASGKTLIGEMALINHLLDENKKPTGKKGIFIVPLKALASEKYEEFKNKYEKYGLRVALSIGDYSEEEDLSNYDLIITTAEKLDSLWRHKIPWINDVSVVVVDEIHLINDESRGGTLEILLTKLKELDIQIIGLSATIGNPEELAEWLNAELIVDDWRPVELKKGIYRGGIIEYLNGSCKRIKVESNDIYSLVVDCIKDGGSCLIFCNTKKGAVNEAKKLNLKKFLTDEEKMKLKEISEEILSILEPPTEMCKTLAECILNGVAFHHAGLTYQHRKIVEKSFRERLIKVICCTPTLCLNANTEILQESGFKKITELNKNEKVFALCGKEIKPVSGWKIHKTPQHEYNIVVRTVNGLEITTTPNHIFLVKNGKEICEKEAKELKVGDYVATVDKIRIKEKDIGLSNGDLYFIGYFIGDGYTGVIEKNVFKGCPDLAFNPKYPPNFDDSELHKKYFLKCRISKGVAHYRYSKKLRKIFNKLNLLTKDNKNIDAFCNLPLEKLSYLIAGLFDSDGYIKNRKNIEFYSISEKLIKKLQFVLLRFGIHSSIRKKKTKFKDIYVLTIRDFISIKRFYENIPLRHKEKRRKLGEIIKSKEISKKECYDGDIYWSKIKEIKKIKVNDKYAYDIELPDDGSNSHYIVANGFIVHNSAGINLPCRRVIVKDLMRYTNRGLRYIPIMEVQQCIGRAGRPGLDPYGEGIIIAKGDRDYLRAYQILTQKPEPIYSKLSNQAVLRTQLLGLISTGYIKDEYDLESFIKNTFYAYQYGNLREVAKNIYEVINFLEENEFIVDFVPTELGKRISELYIDPLSAKYIIDGLKEMEREEDLYYLYLVSKTLEMMPNLRVYRSEELDLISEMEYFGIKNFDIEDLEAFKTAKMLYDWINETPEEKILKKYKIEPGILRYKVENAVWIMHALKEIAKILNKNTDIPEKLEIRLEYGAKEDIIEILNIKYIGRVRARKLYNAGIKSIDDIINNPSKVAQIIGEKITKKILNELGVKYGQQKLL
- a CDS encoding PRC-barrel domain-containing protein, which encodes MEIRRDKIPAKLLFGRKVIGNLGSIIGVVRDIIFDEKIGKLVSLEIEPSENSPINVEEGKCVLIPYRLVTAVKDVFVIDEKNLNKVTIKPSTR
- a CDS encoding uroporphyrinogen-III synthase — its product is MKVVITRPKERSEVFAKLLKKEGFKPILFPTLEIVYNKDVNVDLNKYDWIIFTSPSGVIGLYNILDDRKKDRVKDKKIAVIGEKTAKTFKKYFGKFPDIIPKEYTAEKLLEELKKVINGNEKFLIPTTPSTRDILKNNLNADLLFVYNSVEPKNLKEKIEKLKKELKDEKFILTFTSGLTAKNFFKYVDNEFSKIIEKNYIVAIGPITGKVIEEFGFKPLLPKIYTIEGIIEVIKNIK
- a CDS encoding TldD/PmbA family protein, whose product is MINNINIEKLEKLLEIGDYADLRINVKESNTITLKDGKIEEISSGLGQGVAVRILYKNGWGFATSNIINEKEIESLINKAYKMAKLSNEYSEKEVSLKDYKAIVDNYQMIGKINPVKVDIDEKKDIIIDAYKNMMDKKIKSISVSYSDVLGKKIFLNSEGSRIEGEITRCIMYMNCVAKENGNLQYGAERTGGFGFEKIKDNYLNLSIEAKNRSLRLLKAKPCPKGKFKVILDPELAGVFIHEAVGHASEADLVLQNDSVFKDKLGKRVGSEYVTVIDDATVKDAFGSYKYDDEGVEGKKTAIIENGILKTYLHSRETAGRMNAELTGNGRSEGLNKPIVRMSNTYIKPGDWSFEELLEDTKEGIFLKGSRGGQVDTGKGLFQFSAVEAYLIENGELTKVLKDAGLSGEILDILFKVDAVTKDFKLSVGYCGKYGQSVPVGDGGGFIRTIAILS
- a CDS encoding VAR1 protein isolog; this translates as MKKLKEFILFILVNVLPIVIIGWYLYENIGGANSLNEVIEDSPFKEFIYIDHDVIMEDNINNINKIYKPFLIFINGIYISRDGNAVGIKMPFAFMFKYIKIDNCSYYNGCIIKGNANLGKATPNDLTVLIPQNFKDIVIYSKDSIIAGVITNNETVYVWAFRKKGNITAKTIKLYLENVKKHNPNLIEYKVIDFKDKFCVYLKYRGHYLELNKLT
- the dapF gene encoding diaminopimelate epimerase yields the protein MEFTKMHALGNDYIVINEFYGEKVKENDKSQFSRKICRRGFSVGGDGVIFIQKPTSDEYDVRFRIFNSDGSEAEMCGNGIRCFSKYVYERIIKKNPLKVETKGGLRICEMEIEDDEVKKVKVYMGVPKFKLKDIPMKIEGYKDDDEFIDGELKLKNPYLPKVKLSVVNVGNPHAVIFVEDNNIDLNFAKKYLNVIGKEIENHPVFPERINVHFVEVLNPNEIRIVTWERGSGYTTACGTGTTASVIISHKLGKTKNKVLAHLDGGKLEIEIKNDGVYMIGDAVIVYDAKLINIGW
- a CDS encoding LysR family transcriptional regulator, translated to MKDFKADVVVEYKGKVITPNQIKLLKSLQKTKSQNEASKLLNINPSSFNIQLKRLEKKLGVKLYYSTPNGTILTEDGLKILEIYEFSKKRLNNKFFTVSGFVSGEIAKILFENPIITSFDNALKLLKLNFVDILGVDDSYWVFRLNDERFLKSEIGNFDINIFLVVYDHFVMVSKKEFDYKNLVGVRYSSHRIVYNILKKEGINFKVKIRTKNPFKAIELVNEGYSLFLNESLLKYVDDNLNIEYPKFYEKTIHAINFISLNREIKIDKDYIKKIKKLGFKYECI
- a CDS encoding class I SAM-dependent methyltransferase yields the protein MNVFDKFAEEYDRWFDENPLIYNAEIECLKRHIPKGKGLEIGVGTGRFAKPFNIKIGVDISKEMAKIAEKRGIKVIISSGENLPFNDEEFDFVLINTVLEFVEDPKKVLEEAKRVLKKGGKIVIGIIDKDSYLGKIYEEKKKKSKFYKDAKFLSAKEVIEILKELKFKNIKATQTLFEDEYRKYEIKEGYGKGGFVAISAYK
- the cobY gene encoding adenosylcobinamide-phosphate guanylyltransferase, whose protein sequence is MDALIMAGGRGSRMGYVEKPLIKIKDKPLISYVIQPLLESDKINKIYIATSLNTKNTKKFIISNYKDYKNIKVIETSGNGYIEDLNECIKYFSKPFLVVSSDLVNLSSKIINSIVDYFYSIKSKNPEIESLTVMIPKNKYIKHVNATIEFNGLIPVGINIVSPKSGYQKEEIMVIDELIINVNTPDDLKFAENFLKNKKYK